One Gammaproteobacteria bacterium genomic window carries:
- a CDS encoding BMP family ABC transporter substrate-binding protein: protein MRFFRIKLAAILIAILGLVAGPLSGTALAAGKVALVLDVGGRGDLSFNDMGFKGADEAVQKLGVELVEIQSNSATDYLPNLQNAARSGDFDIIIGVGFLLADSMAEVADQFPDQKFAIIDVTWLGKPNLIEIGYEENKGSALVGALGAMAAAHYGYDKIGVVLGIEIPVLYKFEAGYRYGMHWGNAKYAEVTGKNPGVGLLWHYTGTFSDIAKGKAATEAMLAQGAGMIYNVAGPLGIGDLEAITEHLEAKGKSAGPPFMIGVDANQDYLGDGHRVLASMMKRVDFGVYSAIESVVNGSFKAGVKILGPGNGGIAISRRQDLADFIDFGIKGGVITEADRGPITANWDAMRAAIPGWIWDAVGELEAKISSGEAEIPCGWCPDTIGDIRNQYPD, encoded by the coding sequence ATGAGATTCTTTCGCATCAAACTGGCAGCGATTCTGATTGCCATTTTAGGGCTGGTTGCCGGTCCGTTAAGCGGAACGGCACTGGCAGCAGGTAAGGTCGCACTCGTTCTTGACGTGGGTGGGCGAGGTGATCTTTCATTTAACGACATGGGGTTTAAAGGCGCAGACGAAGCCGTCCAGAAGCTCGGAGTAGAACTGGTAGAGATTCAGAGCAACTCCGCCACGGACTACCTGCCGAATTTGCAGAATGCAGCCCGGTCCGGTGATTTCGACATTATCATCGGCGTCGGTTTTCTGCTGGCTGATTCAATGGCAGAGGTCGCTGATCAGTTTCCGGATCAGAAATTCGCCATCATTGATGTCACCTGGCTGGGCAAACCCAACCTCATAGAAATTGGGTATGAAGAGAACAAAGGCTCTGCCCTGGTCGGTGCATTGGGTGCTATGGCGGCCGCCCACTACGGTTACGACAAGATCGGTGTTGTGCTGGGTATCGAAATACCGGTGTTATACAAATTCGAAGCGGGTTATCGCTACGGCATGCACTGGGGTAACGCCAAGTACGCCGAAGTGACGGGCAAAAATCCAGGTGTCGGCCTGCTGTGGCACTATACCGGCACGTTCAGCGATATCGCCAAAGGCAAGGCAGCCACTGAAGCGATGCTGGCGCAGGGTGCGGGCATGATTTACAACGTCGCCGGTCCGCTGGGGATAGGCGATCTGGAAGCGATTACCGAGCACCTTGAAGCCAAAGGAAAATCAGCCGGCCCACCGTTCATGATCGGTGTTGATGCGAACCAGGATTATCTGGGTGATGGGCACCGTGTACTGGCTAGCATGATGAAACGCGTTGACTTCGGGGTATACAGTGCCATCGAATCAGTGGTCAATGGCAGTTTTAAAGCTGGGGTCAAGATTCTCGGGCCTGGAAACGGCGGCATCGCGATCTCCCGTCGCCAGGATCTGGCGGACTTTATTGATTTTGGGATCAAAGGCGGTGTGATCACCGAGGCTGACCGCGGCCCGATCACAGCGAACTGGGACGCCATGCGTGCCGCCATACCCGGCTGGATCTGGGATGCTGTCGGCGAACTGGAAGCCAAGATCAGCTCAGGTGAGGCCGAGATTCCTTGTGGCTGGTGCCCCGATACTATTGGGGATATCCGGAACCAATATCCGGACTGA
- a CDS encoding ABC transporter permease: MRLRQLNPVVESVVAGIIGLVIGAAIMLAYGYDPVSAYSSLFRGSFGSVYSWAESLANATPLILTALTFAVAMRGGLFNIGAEGQLYIGALAAVSVSLIQLPYPLHVVVALLAAMLAGMIWSLPVALLKLGRGVHEVISTIMFNWIAHFFAFYLIANVLTDPKRGEKTISIVETSRLARMVPHTSLNYGLIIALVAVAVVLFLLWRTTSGFELRVSGHNPEAAHYAGISRGKQVMTAFVIGGATAGLAGAVQVMGRPPTYAVLSGLPQFVNLGFDGIGVAMIGRNHPIGIVFAAIFFGGLLVGGRIMQFSPGVPLELVRVIEGVIILALAVPELRTVVVRLWAKTGGRKQIDGT; this comes from the coding sequence ATGCGCCTACGCCAACTGAACCCAGTGGTTGAATCGGTTGTTGCCGGTATCATCGGGCTTGTCATTGGGGCGGCCATCATGCTCGCCTATGGCTATGATCCTGTTTCAGCCTATAGCTCACTCTTCCGGGGCAGTTTTGGAAGCGTCTATAGTTGGGCAGAATCGTTGGCCAACGCAACACCTTTGATTTTGACAGCGCTGACCTTTGCAGTGGCGATGCGGGGTGGACTTTTCAATATCGGTGCTGAAGGTCAGCTCTACATCGGTGCACTGGCGGCGGTATCCGTCAGCCTGATTCAGTTGCCCTATCCGCTGCATGTGGTTGTTGCACTGCTGGCTGCCATGCTGGCCGGTATGATCTGGAGCCTACCGGTCGCGCTGCTCAAGCTGGGCCGCGGCGTCCACGAAGTGATTTCCACCATTATGTTTAACTGGATTGCCCATTTTTTCGCGTTTTACCTGATCGCGAATGTGCTGACCGATCCGAAGCGCGGCGAAAAAACCATCAGCATCGTTGAAACGTCGCGTCTGGCCAGGATGGTTCCGCATACCAGCCTCAATTACGGATTGATCATCGCCCTGGTGGCGGTGGCCGTGGTACTTTTCCTGCTCTGGCGAACCACCAGCGGTTTCGAGTTACGGGTCAGTGGTCACAATCCAGAGGCCGCGCACTATGCAGGCATCAGTCGAGGCAAGCAGGTGATGACCGCATTTGTGATCGGTGGGGCGACAGCGGGTCTCGCCGGTGCGGTCCAGGTGATGGGCAGACCACCCACCTATGCGGTGTTGAGTGGTCTGCCCCAGTTTGTCAATCTGGGGTTTGATGGCATTGGTGTGGCAATGATCGGTCGCAACCATCCCATCGGGATTGTGTTTGCCGCGATCTTTTTTGGGGGATTGCTGGTTGGGGGCCGTATTATGCAGTTCTCGCCCGGTGTGCCCCTGGAGTTGGTGAGGGTGATTGAAGGGGTGATCATCCTGGCATTGGCTGTGCCGGAGTTGAGGACGGTGGTGGTGCGGCTATGGGCAAAAACAGGCGGTAGGAAGCAGATCGATGGAACTTGA
- a CDS encoding ABC transporter permease — translation MELEHLWGVLFGSLHAMVPITLAAIGETIEESAGLFNIGLEGILLLSALSGALGAEASGSALIGLTVGMGTGALIGLVFGVVNTYWKGSQLITGVGINLFAFGFVAFMLINLGAPGFHSVPRAAQVQLIPLGVGSLSPLVIVTVILAVGVYWLLRRTQLGLRIRAVGENPAAADVAGIRVNALRLGTAIAAGCLAGLAGAYLSVDWFGAVTKEIVAGRGFIALATVVFSGLNPLLALLGGFIFGLFDTLATWIPTYPKVKDVIPWQFVAMAPYVVTLLVVAGAIGRVQFPKALGNPYFRE, via the coding sequence ATGGAACTTGAGCATCTCTGGGGCGTTCTTTTCGGCTCGTTACACGCGATGGTGCCGATCACACTCGCGGCAATCGGTGAGACCATCGAGGAATCAGCTGGATTGTTCAATATCGGGCTTGAAGGTATCTTACTGCTCAGTGCGTTGTCGGGTGCATTGGGGGCTGAAGCAAGCGGGAGTGCCCTCATAGGGCTTACTGTCGGAATGGGCACGGGTGCACTCATCGGGCTGGTATTCGGTGTGGTCAATACCTACTGGAAGGGCAGTCAGTTGATCACCGGTGTTGGTATCAATCTATTCGCATTCGGTTTTGTTGCTTTTATGCTCATCAACCTAGGCGCACCGGGATTCCACAGTGTTCCCCGGGCAGCGCAGGTCCAGTTGATTCCACTTGGTGTCGGCAGCTTGAGTCCATTGGTAATCGTCACCGTGATACTGGCTGTTGGCGTGTACTGGTTGCTGCGTCGGACGCAACTCGGATTGCGTATCCGGGCAGTCGGAGAAAACCCTGCGGCTGCCGATGTTGCCGGTATCCGGGTGAACGCATTACGCTTGGGTACCGCGATAGCGGCCGGGTGTTTGGCAGGACTGGCCGGCGCTTACCTCAGTGTGGACTGGTTTGGTGCCGTGACCAAAGAGATTGTCGCAGGTCGAGGATTTATTGCGCTCGCGACGGTGGTCTTCAGCGGATTGAATCCGTTATTGGCTCTGCTGGGTGGCTTTATCTTCGGGCTTTTCGATACCTTGGCGACCTGGATTCCAACCTATCCTAAGGTCAAGGACGTAATTCCCTGGCAGTTTGTTGCGATGGCGCCTTATGTTGTCACCCTGCTGGTGGTCGCCGGTGCGATCGGGCGTGTGCAATTTCCGAAAGCACTGGGGAACCCTTATTTTCGTGAGTGA
- a CDS encoding ABC transporter ATP-binding protein codes for MSDTRADEKPPLLEACGITKGFPGVWEHLILDHIDFDVRAGEVHTLLGENGAGKTVIANILSGYYAKTGGEVRVNGEVVNLTSPRDGLAHGIAMVHQELMLVPAFTVAQNVMVGLDAPAFSFQIQAVEDKLAALSARYGLQVDPRARVETLSAGEQQRVEILKVLYHEPKVLLLDEPTSLLTPGEADHLFIVLRAMTDDGKGVVFITHKMREVFAVSDRVTVLKLGKTQGTQRISETTVEALTRKTFGELVPDYMPRPPTRSSENAVVLDNVVPAGPAGQPPAAPINLTIRKGEIFGIAGVAGNGQSELIACLTGLKTIERGAVRILGKDMTGRPPRAFIELGVAHIPEQRREIGIVEPMFVAENVVLKDYRTAPFSRRGVLNTREITRHTEDIVSRFNALVPDLWTTESRILSGGNIQRLILGRETWRSPPVIVASHPTEGLDARAIRHTWELFLELRASGSAILVVSEDLDEIMSLADRIGVLFQGQLMGPVDGQSADREQLGRWMAGSDEAHVAA; via the coding sequence ATGAGCGACACCCGAGCAGACGAAAAACCACCCCTTCTTGAGGCCTGCGGCATCACCAAGGGCTTCCCGGGCGTCTGGGAGCATCTCATTCTCGACCATATCGACTTCGATGTGCGTGCCGGGGAGGTCCACACATTACTCGGTGAAAATGGTGCCGGCAAAACTGTGATCGCCAATATTCTGTCCGGCTATTACGCAAAGACCGGGGGTGAAGTCAGAGTCAATGGTGAAGTCGTGAACTTGACGTCTCCGCGCGATGGACTGGCCCACGGTATCGCCATGGTCCACCAGGAGCTGATGCTCGTTCCCGCGTTTACGGTCGCCCAGAATGTGATGGTTGGCCTGGATGCACCCGCATTTTCGTTCCAGATACAAGCGGTGGAAGATAAGCTCGCGGCACTGTCGGCGCGGTATGGTCTTCAGGTTGATCCCAGGGCGCGGGTTGAAACCCTTTCTGCCGGCGAACAACAGCGGGTGGAGATCCTCAAGGTGCTCTATCATGAACCCAAAGTACTGCTTCTCGATGAACCCACCTCACTGCTGACGCCTGGAGAAGCTGATCATTTGTTCATCGTCCTGCGGGCCATGACCGATGACGGCAAAGGTGTGGTCTTCATTACGCACAAAATGCGCGAGGTCTTTGCGGTCTCGGACAGAGTGACCGTTCTGAAGCTGGGTAAAACGCAAGGCACACAGCGGATCAGCGAAACCACGGTCGAGGCACTGACCCGAAAAACATTTGGTGAACTGGTTCCAGACTACATGCCTCGACCTCCGACGCGCTCATCAGAAAATGCGGTGGTGCTCGACAATGTCGTACCCGCTGGTCCTGCCGGACAGCCCCCTGCAGCACCGATCAACCTCACGATCCGTAAGGGCGAGATATTCGGTATCGCCGGTGTTGCGGGCAATGGCCAGAGCGAGCTCATTGCGTGCCTGACGGGACTCAAAACGATTGAGCGCGGCGCGGTGCGCATCCTGGGCAAGGATATGACCGGTCGGCCACCCCGGGCGTTCATCGAACTCGGTGTGGCCCATATTCCCGAACAGCGGCGGGAAATCGGCATTGTGGAACCCATGTTCGTGGCCGAAAATGTGGTTCTCAAAGATTACCGCACGGCCCCCTTTTCCAGACGCGGTGTACTGAATACACGTGAGATCACCCGTCACACCGAAGACATCGTGTCACGGTTCAATGCACTGGTACCGGATCTTTGGACCACAGAATCCAGGATTCTGTCCGGTGGCAACATTCAGCGCCTCATACTCGGCCGCGAAACCTGGCGCAGCCCGCCGGTCATCGTCGCCTCTCACCCCACCGAAGGGCTCGATGCCCGAGCCATCCGCCATACTTGGGAGCTCTTTCTTGAACTACGGGCGTCGGGCTCAGCCATATTGGTCGTATCCGAGGACCTGGACGAGATTATGTCACTCGCCGACCGAATCGGGGTGCTTTTCCAGGGCCAGCTGATGGGTCCGGTCGATGGCCAGAGCGCCGATCGGGAACAGTTAGGACGCTGGATGGCGGGCAGTGACGAGGCTCACGTGGCGGCCTGA